The genomic region GGGTTTCCGTTAAATGGGGTTGTTGGTGTTGGTGTTCGACTGCATGATAAGTGGTGCAGCGATCGACGTAATGGCAGTTAATGCAAATACACATCGCAAACTCCCGTATGCTTTCTTGATACTTTAGCGTAGCGATCGCCAAACTGGAGGATTTAGCGCGGTTTACATTTTCCGGCGCGAATCAATCCTACCCGACGGGCGATCGCCGCATCAGGAGACGGAAACGGCCCCCATTGTTCGATGATTTCGGGCGGTGGCGAAGCTTCTAAATCGTTTTCGGAGACGATCGCGCAATCGCCGCCACCGGACTTGACGATATACCAATTTTGCCTGTTATCCATCGGTTTTTAACCCTATTTAAGGTTGCAAAATCACCGGAGGCGGGCCGGAATCGCTCACCCCTCCTCCCATAATCACCACTTTACTATTGTTAGAATTTGCCAAATTTTGAGTTGCTTCGATGCTCTTCCACTGCAAAAATTGCGAGGTCAAGCCTTGAGAGACGATCGACTGGAAATCGGCAATTCCTTGGGCTTCGATCTTCTTGCGTTCGGCTTCCTGACGTTCTTTTTGCAAGACAAATTCCATGCGCTGGCTTTCTTGTTCCGCTTGCAATTTTTCTTCGATCGCCGCTTGCAAGTTTTCCGGGAGGGCGACATCTCGCAGCAAGGCGGCTTCGACTTCAAACCCCAACGGCGTTAAAGAAGCTCTCATCTCCTGACGCAAACGTTGGGCGATTTCTTGCCGTTTGTC from Oxynema aestuarii AP17 harbors:
- a CDS encoding DDE transposase family protein, whose product is MDNRQNWYIVKSGGGDCAIVSENDLEASPPPEIIEQWGPFPSPDAAIARRVGLIRAGKCKPR